A genomic stretch from Rhodothermales bacterium includes:
- a CDS encoding phenylalanine--tRNA ligase subunit beta yields the protein MKISYNWLKEYVDVTASPADLADMLTMAGLEVESVDAIGGMPDGVVVGHVLSVDRHPDADRLTVCSVDVGASEPLQIICGAPNVESGQLAPVAKIGARLSIPDTRAEGGFSDIVVSSRSMRGVESNGMICAEDELGLSTDHSGIMVLAKDAKIGEPLQEYLERTTGRREDFVIDIAVTPNRPDATCHVGIARDVAALTNQPLRIPEVTIPTGPGEAGNHVAVTIASPELCHRYVGVVVEGVRVGESPDWLKVRLEAVGLRPRNNIVDITNFVMYEIGQPLHAFDLDELSGARIEVRATEAPTKFTTLDDKERELPAGTLMIRDGERDVAIAGVMGGQNSEVSDRTVNVLIESAYFDPSTVRRTARHTGLQTDASYRFERGVDPEVQAVAAMRAATLMAKIADGTVIDGIVDVHPAPHVLRQLEVRMMRADHVLGTRIPRPQAVRQLEAIGIGVTVGDGDRLSCTIPPFRPDIEREIDVIEEIARLHGYDKIEEPRTSRIPGFIPRTRKEDGARELLFSRLTGWGYREIYTNSLLPEERARAFYDEVISGDLYGGEVVTTANAITQEMTTLRPSLIPGLLQVARHNANHGRTDIRLVEVGHVFSRQQHESSIVPGYEEHEALALLLTGQDGERHWSHEPHTFDFHDISGTAAAIPDLLEIGNVTTRLHDEPSSIVEHGLSYFAEDVYIGFAGQLREEVAKEHDLAGPVLFAELNWTRILDRMPSIETRTYSPISRFPTVERDLAFVVDAGQSAGPMLDTIRNESGPLLTSVSVFDVYAGKSIGQGKKSIGFFLRFGADRTLTDKEVDARVEQVVRTVVRVYNADLRE from the coding sequence ATGAAGATCAGTTACAACTGGCTGAAAGAATACGTCGACGTCACGGCCTCTCCGGCTGACCTGGCAGATATGCTGACGATGGCAGGCCTCGAGGTCGAGTCGGTGGACGCGATCGGCGGCATGCCCGACGGCGTTGTTGTCGGACATGTCCTGAGTGTTGACAGGCACCCAGACGCCGACCGGCTCACCGTTTGCTCTGTCGACGTTGGAGCCTCTGAGCCCCTGCAGATCATCTGCGGAGCACCCAATGTGGAGTCGGGTCAACTTGCGCCCGTCGCGAAAATTGGTGCACGCCTTTCGATTCCTGATACCAGAGCCGAGGGTGGATTCTCGGACATCGTTGTATCCAGTCGTTCGATGCGTGGTGTGGAGTCGAACGGAATGATCTGTGCCGAAGACGAACTCGGACTGTCGACAGATCACTCGGGCATCATGGTACTGGCTAAGGACGCAAAGATCGGCGAACCCTTACAGGAATACCTGGAACGAACGACCGGTCGACGCGAGGACTTCGTTATCGATATTGCGGTGACGCCCAACAGGCCGGATGCAACCTGTCATGTTGGTATTGCACGTGATGTTGCAGCGCTGACGAACCAGCCACTTCGCATTCCAGAGGTGACCATCCCTACCGGGCCAGGGGAGGCCGGGAATCATGTGGCCGTCACCATTGCATCTCCCGAGCTGTGCCACAGGTATGTGGGCGTCGTCGTTGAGGGCGTTCGAGTGGGAGAATCACCCGATTGGTTGAAGGTCCGACTTGAAGCGGTCGGGCTGCGTCCGCGCAACAACATCGTCGACATCACAAACTTCGTGATGTACGAGATCGGCCAGCCGTTGCACGCCTTCGATCTTGATGAACTGTCCGGTGCCAGAATTGAGGTCAGAGCAACCGAGGCGCCGACTAAATTCACGACACTGGACGACAAGGAACGCGAACTCCCTGCGGGCACGCTAATGATCCGTGACGGCGAACGCGACGTCGCCATTGCCGGCGTGATGGGCGGCCAGAACTCGGAGGTTTCGGATCGAACCGTCAACGTACTGATCGAGAGCGCCTACTTCGATCCATCGACGGTACGACGTACCGCGAGGCACACAGGACTTCAGACGGACGCTTCGTATCGATTTGAGCGAGGAGTCGACCCCGAGGTCCAGGCTGTGGCGGCGATGCGCGCGGCGACGCTCATGGCCAAAATCGCAGATGGCACCGTGATTGACGGAATCGTCGACGTGCATCCAGCCCCTCACGTCTTGCGCCAACTCGAAGTTCGGATGATGCGTGCGGATCACGTACTCGGCACACGCATTCCGCGCCCCCAGGCGGTCCGGCAACTTGAGGCGATCGGAATCGGGGTTACCGTTGGTGACGGCGATCGACTGTCCTGCACAATTCCGCCATTCAGACCAGACATCGAGCGCGAAATCGATGTCATTGAGGAAATTGCGAGGCTACACGGCTACGACAAGATCGAGGAACCGCGCACTTCACGGATTCCCGGCTTCATTCCGCGTACTCGCAAAGAGGATGGCGCCCGCGAGCTTCTTTTCTCGCGCCTCACGGGATGGGGATATCGGGAGATCTACACGAACAGTTTACTGCCGGAAGAAAGAGCTCGGGCGTTCTACGACGAAGTCATCTCCGGCGACCTGTATGGTGGTGAGGTTGTGACTACCGCCAACGCGATTACGCAGGAGATGACGACGCTTCGACCGAGCCTGATTCCCGGACTTCTGCAAGTCGCGCGCCACAACGCGAACCATGGCCGTACCGATATCCGGCTCGTTGAAGTGGGTCACGTCTTCTCGCGACAGCAGCACGAATCGTCCATAGTACCGGGCTATGAGGAGCATGAAGCACTTGCCTTGCTCCTGACGGGTCAGGACGGAGAGCGACACTGGTCGCATGAGCCTCACACATTTGATTTCCACGATATCTCCGGCACGGCAGCAGCCATACCGGACCTTCTAGAAATCGGCAACGTGACTACGCGGTTGCATGACGAGCCATCATCCATCGTCGAGCACGGCCTTTCGTATTTCGCAGAGGACGTCTACATCGGCTTCGCCGGACAGCTACGCGAGGAAGTCGCGAAGGAGCACGACCTTGCCGGCCCCGTGCTGTTTGCTGAATTGAACTGGACGCGAATACTCGACAGGATGCCCTCGATCGAGACCCGCACGTACTCCCCGATCAGCCGGTTTCCGACCGTCGAGCGTGACCTCGCGTTTGTCGTCGATGCAGGGCAGTCTGCGGGACCGATGCTCGACACCATCCGGAACGAGAGCGGCCCGCTACTGACATCGGTCAGCGTCTTTGACGTGTATGCAGGTAAAAGTATCGGCCAGGGCAAGAAGAGCATCGGCTTCTTCTTGCGATTCGGGGCAGACAGAACGTTGACCGACAAGGAGGTGGATGCCCGGGTCGAACAGGTCGTGCGCACAGTTGTCCGTGTCTACAACGCTGATCTTCGCGAGTAG
- the pheS gene encoding phenylalanine--tRNA ligase subunit alpha has protein sequence MSDNLSQIRSEIESERLDSPEAIETFRLKYLSKKQGRITSLLKGIPSVEPAERRAYGQQINELKALVEQIIDSARTRLAARSGAAASAIDLTLPGRVPARGSIHPITKTRNDILQIFERMGFVVAEGPEIEDEWHNFTALNFPADHPARDMQDTLFISPSETGDDGVLLRTHTSPAQIRVMREQKPPVRVLVPGRVYRNEALSYKSFCLFHQVEGLFVDEGVTFADLKHDLHVFARAIFHDDVKMRFRPSFFPFTEPSAEVDIWWEDSRLPEGGRWLEILGCGMVDPNVFTNVGIDSERYTGYAFGIGIERIAMLRHDIPDIRLLYENDFRFLDQF, from the coding sequence ATGTCCGACAATCTCAGCCAGATACGCAGCGAAATTGAATCCGAACGACTCGACTCACCCGAGGCGATCGAGACGTTTCGGCTGAAGTATCTCAGCAAGAAGCAGGGGCGAATCACCAGTCTGCTCAAGGGAATCCCGTCCGTCGAACCCGCAGAGCGTCGGGCCTACGGCCAGCAGATAAACGAACTCAAGGCGCTCGTGGAGCAGATCATCGACTCCGCTCGCACACGCCTTGCCGCGCGATCCGGCGCAGCAGCATCGGCGATCGATCTGACGCTGCCGGGGCGCGTGCCGGCTCGCGGCTCAATCCATCCGATTACAAAGACCCGCAACGACATCCTGCAGATCTTCGAGCGTATGGGATTCGTTGTTGCCGAGGGCCCCGAAATAGAAGACGAGTGGCACAACTTCACGGCCCTCAACTTCCCGGCCGATCATCCGGCACGAGACATGCAGGATACATTGTTCATCTCGCCGTCTGAAACCGGCGACGATGGCGTGCTGCTGCGGACACATACATCGCCGGCTCAGATTCGTGTGATGCGCGAACAGAAGCCACCGGTCCGTGTCCTGGTACCGGGGCGGGTATATCGAAACGAAGCCCTGTCATACAAATCGTTCTGTCTGTTCCATCAGGTCGAAGGACTCTTCGTCGATGAAGGAGTGACCTTCGCAGACCTCAAACATGATCTCCACGTGTTCGCGCGAGCGATCTTTCACGACGACGTGAAGATGCGATTTCGGCCATCCTTTTTTCCCTTCACCGAACCGAGCGCCGAAGTCGACATCTGGTGGGAAGACAGCCGGCTGCCCGAAGGAGGACGCTGGCTTGAGATACTGGGATGCGGTATGGTAGACCCGAATGTGTTTACCAACGTTGGCATTGATTCCGAGCGCTACACGGGCTACGCATTCGGTATCGGGATCGAGCGAATCGCCATGCTCCGCCACGACATCCCGGATATTCGACTGCTGTACGAAAATGACTTCCGTTTCCTCGATCAATTCTGA
- the rplT gene encoding 50S ribosomal protein L20, translated as MPRTKNRVAAKSRRKRVLAMASGYWGRRGTIYTVAKHAVDKALQYQYRDRRARKRQFRRLWIQRINAAARINGTSYSRLIGDLRNADIELNRKVLADLAMHDPVAFERVVKQATS; from the coding sequence ATGCCTCGTACGAAGAATAGAGTCGCAGCCAAGAGTCGCAGAAAGCGCGTTCTCGCGATGGCCAGTGGATACTGGGGTCGCCGCGGCACCATCTATACAGTCGCAAAACACGCGGTCGACAAGGCCCTCCAGTACCAGTACCGTGACCGGCGTGCGCGCAAGCGGCAGTTCCGTCGCCTCTGGATTCAGAGAATCAATGCAGCGGCCCGAATAAACGGCACGTCGTACTCCCGACTCATCGGCGACCTCCGCAATGCGGACATCGAATTGAACCGGAAGGTCCTCGCCGATCTCGCCATGCACGACCCGGTAGCTTTCGAGCGGGTTGTCAAACAAGCGACGTCGTGA
- the rpmI gene encoding 50S ribosomal protein L35 codes for MPKMKSNSGAKKRFKLTGSGRLKRKSAFHSHILTKKSQKRKRNLRKSTLVDPADESRIKRLIVS; via the coding sequence ATGCCGAAAATGAAGTCAAATAGTGGTGCGAAGAAGCGCTTCAAGCTAACCGGATCCGGTCGGCTGAAGCGTAAGAGCGCGTTCCACAGCCACATTCTTACCAAGAAATCGCAGAAACGGAAGCGAAATCTCAGGAAGTCGACGCTGGTAGACCCGGCGGACGAGTCGCGCATCAAGCGCCTCATCGTATCCTGA
- a CDS encoding translation initiation factor IF-3 translates to MARVKRIRINGQIMADKVRVVDPEGAHGVYTIEDAIELAEQRGLDLVEISPGADPPVCKIIDYGKYRYELQKKEKEARKNAHTIALKEIRFRPHTDTHDFDFKTKHAREFLGHGDKVRAYVQFRGRDIIYKDHGMDLLARFIEELSDVAKIDQAPRMEGRRMTTILAPLKTRK, encoded by the coding sequence ATGGCAAGAGTCAAGAGGATTAGAATCAACGGTCAGATTATGGCCGACAAGGTTCGGGTCGTAGATCCGGAGGGAGCACATGGAGTCTACACGATTGAGGACGCAATAGAGCTGGCCGAACAGCGGGGCCTTGATCTTGTAGAGATATCACCCGGGGCAGATCCTCCCGTCTGCAAGATCATCGATTACGGAAAGTATCGATACGAGCTACAGAAGAAGGAAAAGGAAGCGCGCAAGAATGCGCACACGATTGCGCTCAAGGAGATTCGATTTCGGCCGCACACGGACACACACGATTTCGACTTCAAGACCAAGCATGCACGCGAGTTTCTGGGCCATGGCGACAAGGTTCGCGCATATGTGCAGTTTCGTGGCCGCGACATTATCTACAAAGACCACGGAATGGACCTCCTCGCCCGTTTCATTGAGGAACTGAGTGATGTCGCGAAGATTGACCAGGCACCTCGAATGGAAGGTCGCAGGATGACCACGATCCTGGCTCCGTTGAAGACCAGGAAGTAG
- the thrS gene encoding threonine--tRNA ligase produces MPQVELKFPDGSVREYEPGVTGHDVARSISEGLARNALAIELDGEVRDLARPIEGNAGVRILTWNDAGGKMAFWHSTAHLMAEALETLYPGVKFGIGPPIEQGFYYDVDLGDRKLSTDDLATIEAKMHELGRRNVAYERREVSQQEALEYYTAKGDEYKLELIEDLEGETLTFYTQGDFTDLCRGPHIPSTGAIKYPKLLAIAGAYWRGDERRPQLTRIYGISFPKKKELDEHLERLELAKQRDHRKLGRELELFTFSQKVGPGLPMWLPKGAILRDTLIGFLKEEQLRRDYQPVVTPHIGRLELYRTSGHYPYYSDSQFPPMIENAEDGEGYLLKPMNCPHHIQVYADKLHSYRDLPVRLAEFGQVYRYEQSGELGGLTRVRGFTIDDSHIFCRPDQVKDEFKDAIDLTLKVFRALDFHDFKAQVSLRDPDDSEKYVGEDAQWDEAEQAVREAAAEMDLDTFEAIGEAAFYGPKLDFMVKDALGRDWQLGTVQLDYNLPERFDITYVGTDDRKHRPVMIHRAPFGSLERFIGVLIEHCGGNFPTWLAPLQVRVLPIGQDFESYAHSIVEKLRDSGFRADADTRNEKIGYKIREAETAKTPYMLVVGKREQEDGTVAVRRHGAGAQEVSAIDAFVEMLRSEVNQGMLRTPSRRIGN; encoded by the coding sequence ATGCCACAGGTTGAGTTAAAGTTTCCAGACGGCTCCGTCAGGGAGTACGAACCGGGTGTTACCGGGCACGATGTTGCTCGCTCGATCTCGGAGGGCCTCGCCCGAAATGCACTGGCGATCGAGCTTGACGGAGAGGTCCGTGATCTGGCTCGACCGATCGAGGGCAATGCCGGCGTTCGAATTCTGACATGGAATGATGCCGGCGGCAAGATGGCGTTCTGGCATTCGACAGCGCACCTCATGGCCGAAGCGCTTGAGACGTTGTATCCCGGTGTAAAATTCGGGATCGGCCCCCCGATCGAGCAGGGCTTCTATTACGACGTCGATCTCGGAGACCGGAAGCTCTCAACCGATGACCTTGCTACCATTGAGGCGAAGATGCACGAGCTGGGGCGTCGGAACGTCGCGTACGAACGGCGGGAAGTGTCGCAACAGGAGGCCCTCGAATACTACACGGCGAAGGGTGACGAGTATAAGCTCGAATTGATCGAGGATCTGGAAGGCGAGACGCTCACCTTCTACACCCAGGGTGATTTCACTGACCTGTGTCGCGGACCGCACATCCCGTCAACCGGCGCAATCAAATATCCCAAGCTTCTTGCCATCGCAGGCGCGTACTGGCGTGGCGATGAACGAAGACCGCAGCTGACACGCATTTACGGAATCAGCTTCCCGAAGAAGAAGGAGCTGGACGAGCACCTGGAGCGACTCGAGCTGGCAAAGCAGCGCGATCATCGCAAGCTTGGCCGCGAACTGGAACTGTTCACATTCAGCCAGAAGGTTGGTCCCGGCCTGCCGATGTGGCTTCCAAAGGGTGCGATCCTTCGTGATACGCTGATCGGATTCCTGAAGGAAGAGCAACTTCGTCGCGACTACCAGCCTGTTGTCACGCCGCACATCGGACGACTCGAGTTGTACCGGACGAGCGGGCACTACCCGTATTACAGTGACAGCCAGTTTCCGCCCATGATCGAGAACGCTGAGGACGGCGAGGGATACCTGCTCAAGCCCATGAACTGCCCGCATCACATCCAGGTGTATGCGGACAAGTTGCACTCGTATCGCGACCTCCCGGTACGGCTGGCGGAGTTCGGACAGGTCTACCGGTACGAGCAGTCGGGCGAGCTGGGAGGCCTCACGCGTGTGAGGGGATTCACGATTGACGATTCGCACATCTTCTGCCGTCCGGACCAGGTCAAGGACGAGTTCAAGGACGCCATCGATCTGACGCTCAAGGTCTTTCGTGCCCTCGACTTCCACGACTTCAAGGCGCAGGTGTCTCTGCGTGATCCCGATGACAGCGAGAAGTACGTTGGAGAAGACGCCCAGTGGGACGAGGCCGAGCAGGCCGTCCGCGAGGCAGCTGCAGAAATGGACCTCGACACGTTCGAGGCTATTGGTGAAGCCGCATTCTACGGCCCCAAGCTGGACTTCATGGTGAAGGATGCCCTGGGCCGTGATTGGCAACTGGGGACGGTCCAGCTGGACTACAATCTCCCCGAGCGATTCGACATCACGTATGTCGGAACAGACGACCGAAAGCACCGCCCGGTCATGATTCACAGGGCGCCGTTTGGTTCGCTGGAGCGGTTTATCGGAGTTCTGATCGAGCACTGTGGAGGCAATTTCCCGACCTGGCTCGCTCCGCTGCAGGTCCGCGTTCTTCCGATCGGCCAGGATTTCGAGTCCTACGCGCACTCGATCGTCGAGAAACTCCGCGATTCAGGCTTCCGGGCCGACGCCGATACCCGTAACGAGAAGATCGGCTACAAGATCAGGGAGGCGGAAACCGCCAAGACTCCATATATGCTTGTCGTGGGAAAACGTGAGCAGGAGGATGGAACGGTCGCCGTACGCCGACACGGAGCCGGTGCCCAGGAAGTATCAGCCATCGACGCGTTCGTCGAGATGCTCCGATCCGAAGTCAACCAGGGCATGCTTCGGACACCATCCCGGCGGATCGGCAATTGA
- a CDS encoding TonB-dependent receptor, whose translation MRRLLARRLLLFLLCVPFTPVLGQNWGGVAGTVSDTTGQPIFGVTVIIDDTNFGTSSAGNGRYSLRMPAGSYTLQFSAIGYETSKHPIRIVRGQTVRLDRVLRESAMELDVITIEGNRPETAVGVFQMDPESVQNIPSPLRDPLRALKLMPGVASNNEMSNQFSVRGGGLNENLLFVEGFEIFLPFRPRQGEQEGLSLLNADLADKITFYTGGFPVRYGGKLSSALDVSYVRPSRQLIRGSAHVSLLDAAVTASSSALNNRIGWVLGVRKARASNFFETQELKGNYEPDFSDVQAMVDIRAGAGFDLTLLGIVADHEFRLDPNSRRTFFGTLSQDPTIAPNNIKSFWTTFDPDNEESDGYRTTFGGARLTKTISDRFSVSHDFSYFDTEETEQFTLDGTAVLYQVDPGSENPDAGDGQFPIGASRTEDRADNEIGVTMLTGQGRWRFPVGSHSAEVGYYGRAMRFRDRIFEKSVVIGPNLEGDIVRIVADSLEGNATFSESQAGAYLQDELDVFPGDPGKLMVTAGVRADYFSFNKRVTFSPRISARYRHNKLTSFLASWGVYYQAPGYRELRGRPEPGQTILGALNRDLTSQRSNQIVAGIERFVPSRRLILRAEAYFKDISNVISYDIENVRIRYSGNNDATAQAYGVDVQLRGEFVPGLESWASYSFLVAREQFSDDFETDYNAGRVARPTDQRHTVSLYVQDYIPGDKSWKLHLRTLFGSGLPYTPPVPGETLGNIVTQEPGPRLSARYPRYFRFDIGATKELIVFERGLSRPVRLQLTGELLNVFDMINTVSYSWVPDASGIWNRIPTRLTPRTINVRVRLEF comes from the coding sequence ATGCGGAGGCTTTTGGCGCGGCGCCTACTGTTATTCCTTCTGTGCGTCCCGTTCACCCCTGTACTGGGGCAGAACTGGGGCGGTGTGGCTGGTACCGTCTCTGACACGACGGGACAGCCGATCTTCGGCGTTACGGTGATCATCGACGACACTAACTTCGGTACATCCTCAGCCGGGAACGGTCGCTATTCCCTTCGCATGCCGGCAGGCTCGTACACGCTCCAGTTCTCGGCCATCGGCTACGAAACCTCCAAACACCCGATACGCATCGTTCGGGGTCAGACCGTTCGTCTGGACCGCGTGCTTCGAGAGTCCGCCATGGAACTCGATGTAATAACGATCGAGGGCAACCGGCCGGAGACTGCGGTCGGCGTGTTCCAGATGGACCCGGAGAGTGTGCAGAACATCCCCAGTCCGTTGAGAGATCCACTTCGGGCATTGAAACTGATGCCCGGCGTGGCCTCCAATAACGAGATGTCGAATCAATTCTCGGTGCGCGGCGGTGGCCTCAACGAGAATCTCCTGTTCGTGGAAGGTTTCGAGATCTTTCTCCCCTTCCGTCCCCGGCAGGGTGAGCAGGAAGGACTTAGCCTGCTGAACGCAGACCTGGCCGACAAGATTACATTCTATACCGGAGGCTTCCCTGTGCGATATGGGGGGAAGCTCTCATCAGCACTCGACGTCAGTTATGTGCGCCCGTCGCGACAGCTCATTCGCGGTTCCGCTCATGTCTCACTCCTTGACGCGGCTGTGACAGCCAGTTCGTCGGCGCTCAACAACCGCATCGGCTGGGTCCTCGGTGTACGAAAAGCGCGTGCGTCCAACTTCTTCGAGACCCAGGAACTGAAGGGGAACTACGAGCCGGACTTTTCAGATGTTCAGGCCATGGTTGACATCAGAGCGGGAGCCGGGTTTGACCTGACGCTGCTCGGCATCGTTGCAGACCACGAGTTCCGCCTGGATCCAAATTCGCGTCGCACCTTCTTCGGCACGTTGAGTCAGGATCCGACGATTGCGCCAAACAACATCAAGTCGTTCTGGACGACATTCGATCCCGACAACGAGGAGTCGGACGGTTACCGGACGACGTTCGGCGGTGCCAGGTTGACGAAGACGATCTCGGACCGATTCTCCGTGAGCCACGATTTCTCCTACTTCGACACGGAGGAGACGGAGCAGTTTACTCTGGACGGAACGGCCGTACTCTACCAGGTGGATCCGGGAAGTGAAAATCCCGACGCAGGGGACGGCCAGTTCCCCATCGGCGCGTCGCGGACAGAAGACCGGGCCGATAACGAGATCGGGGTCACGATGCTTACCGGCCAGGGCCGCTGGCGATTTCCGGTTGGAAGTCACTCGGCAGAGGTGGGCTACTACGGGCGAGCGATGCGTTTTCGGGATCGCATCTTCGAGAAGTCGGTTGTCATCGGCCCGAATCTGGAAGGCGACATCGTCCGGATCGTGGCCGACAGTCTCGAGGGAAATGCCACTTTCAGCGAATCGCAGGCAGGAGCATATCTGCAGGACGAACTTGACGTCTTTCCGGGCGACCCGGGCAAGCTCATGGTGACGGCCGGGGTTCGCGCCGACTACTTCAGCTTCAACAAGCGAGTTACGTTTTCGCCGCGCATATCGGCGCGCTACAGGCACAACAAGCTCACGAGTTTTCTGGCGTCCTGGGGTGTCTATTACCAGGCGCCGGGGTACAGGGAACTCCGCGGTCGACCCGAGCCCGGGCAAACGATTCTGGGGGCACTCAACCGTGACCTGACATCGCAGCGCTCAAATCAGATTGTCGCCGGCATCGAGCGGTTCGTGCCCTCGCGTCGGCTCATCCTGCGGGCCGAGGCCTACTTCAAGGACATCAGCAATGTGATCTCCTACGATATTGAGAATGTCCGGATCAGATACTCCGGCAACAACGACGCCACGGCCCAGGCATACGGTGTGGATGTGCAACTTCGTGGGGAGTTCGTTCCGGGGCTTGAGAGCTGGGCGAGTTACAGCTTTCTCGTCGCACGGGAGCAATTCTCTGATGACTTCGAGACAGACTACAATGCGGGTCGCGTCGCTCGGCCTACCGACCAGAGGCACACGGTGTCGTTGTACGTACAGGATTACATTCCCGGAGACAAGTCCTGGAAGCTGCATCTGCGCACGCTCTTCGGAAGCGGGCTTCCGTACACGCCTCCGGTGCCCGGCGAAACGCTCGGCAATATTGTGACACAGGAGCCCGGCCCGCGCTTGTCGGCTCGATATCCTCGATATTTCAGGTTCGACATCGGTGCAACCAAAGAACTTATCGTGTTCGAGCGCGGTCTCAGCCGCCCGGTTAGGCTCCAGCTGACCGGGGAGCTGCTGAACGTCTTTGATATGATCAATACGGTGTCCTACTCATGGGTGCCTGACGCCTCCGGAATCTGGAACAGAATCCCGACGCGCCTGACGCCCCGCACGATCAACGTACGGGTTCGACTCGAATTCTGA
- a CDS encoding proline--tRNA ligase yields MADAITPRSEDYSKWYLDVVLGAKLADYSPVRGCMIIRPNGYSLWENMQAVMDRMFKETGHENAYFPIFIPESFMAREAQHVEGFAKECAVVTHSRLKVKDDGTGLMPDPDSKLEENLIVRPTSETIIWDAYSRWIQSWRDLPILLNQWGNVVRWEMRTRLFLRTMEFLWQEGHTAHATRDEALAETRLILDLYADFVQDYMAIPVLKGVKTASERFAGADDTFCIEALMQDGKALQAGTSHFLGQNFAKAFDCQFQNKDNELEYVWATSWGVSTRLIGALVMIHSDDQGLVIPPRLAPTQVVIVPIYRKEEDRVRVLETAAEIRKELDDAGVSVKLDDRESQRPGWKFHEHEVQGVPVRIAIGPRDLENGTVEVARRDERSKEVVAMQGLTEHVQQLLDDIQNNLYTRALAFREEHTSTADTYDEFKSILEEKGGFVLAHWDGTAETEAVIKNETKATIRCIPLDQSDEEGVDMVTGKPSSGRVIFARAY; encoded by the coding sequence ATGGCTGACGCTATTACACCCCGCTCAGAGGACTATTCGAAGTGGTATCTGGACGTAGTTCTCGGCGCCAAACTGGCAGACTATTCTCCGGTGCGGGGGTGCATGATTATTCGTCCCAACGGGTACTCACTCTGGGAAAACATGCAGGCGGTCATGGATCGCATGTTCAAGGAGACCGGACACGAGAATGCCTACTTCCCGATTTTCATTCCAGAGTCCTTCATGGCTCGCGAAGCACAGCATGTCGAGGGCTTCGCGAAGGAGTGTGCAGTGGTCACACATTCGCGACTGAAAGTCAAAGATGACGGGACCGGCCTCATGCCCGATCCCGATTCGAAGCTTGAAGAAAATCTGATCGTCCGACCGACGAGCGAGACGATCATCTGGGACGCGTACAGCCGGTGGATTCAGTCGTGGCGAGATCTTCCGATTCTGTTGAATCAATGGGGCAATGTTGTCCGCTGGGAGATGCGCACGCGTCTCTTCCTGAGAACCATGGAGTTTCTGTGGCAGGAAGGACACACCGCGCATGCAACCCGCGACGAGGCTCTGGCAGAGACGCGGCTGATTCTCGACCTGTACGCTGATTTCGTTCAGGACTACATGGCGATCCCGGTGCTCAAGGGTGTCAAGACGGCCAGCGAGCGGTTTGCCGGCGCCGACGACACGTTCTGCATTGAGGCGCTGATGCAGGATGGAAAGGCGCTCCAGGCGGGTACGAGCCATTTCCTCGGTCAGAATTTTGCAAAGGCGTTCGACTGCCAGTTCCAGAACAAGGACAACGAGCTCGAATATGTCTGGGCCACGTCGTGGGGCGTTTCGACCAGACTGATCGGTGCCCTGGTCATGATCCATTCGGACGACCAGGGTCTGGTGATACCGCCTCGCCTTGCGCCGACACAGGTCGTGATCGTCCCTATCTACCGGAAGGAAGAAGATCGCGTGCGAGTCCTTGAAACTGCGGCCGAAATCCGGAAGGAACTGGACGATGCGGGCGTCTCCGTGAAACTCGATGACCGAGAGAGCCAGCGGCCCGGCTGGAAGTTCCACGAGCACGAGGTGCAGGGTGTGCCGGTTCGCATAGCCATCGGACCGAGAGATCTTGAGAATGGGACTGTGGAGGTTGCCCGACGAGACGAGAGGTCGAAGGAGGTCGTCGCGATGCAGGGGCTGACTGAGCACGTGCAGCAACTACTGGACGATATCCAGAACAATCTTTACACGCGTGCGCTGGCATTCCGCGAGGAGCACACGAGCACGGCCGACACGTACGACGAGTTCAAATCTATTCTTGAGGAAAAAGGAGGATTTGTGCTGGCGCACTGGGACGGCACGGCCGAAACCGAAGCCGTGATCAAGAACGAGACGAAGGCGACCATCCGCTGCATTCCGCTCGACCAGAGTGACGAGGAAGGAGTCGACATGGTCACCGGCAAGCCGTCCTCCGGACGCGTCATCTTCGCTCGCGCCTACTAG